Part of the Arthrobacter sp. MMS18-M83 genome is shown below.
CGTCGCGAGTTCCTTGAGAGTCTCCGCCTGCGTCATCCACTCCGCGGGAGTTCCGGGAGTGGAGCCGGCTACCGGGTACTTCGACATGTAGGTGGAGTCGAAGACGAGCCAGGCGGGATTGTTCTGCTGCCCCAGGGTGTGGGGGTCGATGGAGGCAAACAGCCGGGCGGCGTCATGGTAGTTGAGCGCCTCGTTGACGAAGCGTTTGCCGGCGGCGTTCACCGTGATGGATCCGGGCAGGGTCATTTCCACGTTGCCCATCCGTCCGGACTGGACGCCGTCGTACTGGTGGGCAGGAGTGCTGATCACCGGGACCCCCCAGACGGCGGTCATGTCAGCCACGCTGGCGCCGGCTTTGAGTCCGATTTCCAGCCCGTCGCCCTCGTTGGAGGGTGCGCTGATGGGGGTAACGGGGAACGGCAGGAATGACTTTCGGAGGCGGGCGTTCCACTCGAAGCCTCCGGAGGCAAGGACGACGGCGGCCGCTGCGATTGCTTTGGCGCCCTGGCCGGCGCCGATCGTCACCTTCCAGCCGTTGTTGGCCCCGCCCCCGATGACTGCCAAGTCCTGCAGCGGTGCAGCTGTGGCGATGTGCACGCCGCGGTCCAGTGCGCTGGCAAGCAGCCTGCCCACCAGAGCCCCGCCCATGGTCCGCACACCGGTGGCGGCCCTACTGGCGAGCAGTGCCGGATCGGCCGCCCGGCCGTTGAGTTCGTCGCGTTCGGTCATGGTCAGCAACGGAAAATACGACGACGGGCGGATGAGTTCCGCCATGCCGGGATAGTCCGCTGGGTCAAAGGCATCGTTGTCCAGCCCCCTGCCGCCGTTCACAGCACCGGCCCACTCCATGTGGTAATCGGGACGGGCGATGGGCGTCATGGACACCTTCGTGTTGTCCGTCAGGTATTCGACGGCGCGCGGGGCGGTGCTGACGTACCACTCGATTTCCCCGGGTGACATCACGTGGCCTGCAGCCGCCGTCAGGTACGCGATGGCATCGGCGTGGCTGTCCGCGTACCTGGCGCCGCGTGCAAGGTGGTTGTTCGGTGCCCACATCACGCCGCCGCCGGCCGCGGTGGTGCCGCCCAGCCGCGCAGCTTTCTCAGCCACCAGCACGCTGAGTCCGGCGTCGGCTGCCCGGACAGCTGCCACCAGCCCTGAAGCGCCGCTGCCCGCCACCACAACGTCGTAGGAATCGCTCAGTTTATCGATCGGGGTGGTCACGGTGTTCATGCCGAAACTTCCTGCTGGGATGATGCGGCTGCTCTGGCAGCCTGCGCGGCGGGCATGTCGATAACTATCTTGCCTACCTTCTCGGTGCGGTTTCCCATCAGGGCGTACGCCTGCGGCAGGTCCCTGAAGTCGAAGCGGTGGGTCATGAGCGCCCGGGCCTGGTCCGGGTGGCGCGCGAGCAACGCCAGGCCGTCGGGAATGAGGTTCAGGCTGTTGCGGCTGCCCATGATGTCGACCTCTTTGAAAGGAAGGTCTTTCATGGAAATGCTGGCGCTTCGCGGCGAAATTCCTACCTGGACTATGCGGCCGGCGCTGGCCACCAGTCGGACGGCGTTTTCAAACGAGGAGGGCACGCCGGTGGCCTCTATGACCAGAATGGGGCCGTTGCCATCCGTGAGGGCATTAAGCCGGGCAGCCTGCACGGTGTCAGGGAAGGTGGAGCGGGGATCGACGAGGAGAGTATCAGCGGCGCCGAAGGCCGTGGCGAGCTCCAGCCGGTCGGCTTCGGTGTCCGCGCAGACTACCGTGACTCCAAGATCCGTCAGGTACAGGGTTGCGAGCAGCCCGATGGGCCCGCTGCCGAGCACCAAGGCGGTTTCCCCAGCTGCCGGTCGGCCCCGGTTGACAGCCTGCATGGCGATGGAGGCGGGTTCGCCCATGGCAGCGATTTCGAGGGGAAGTTCCTCTGGAACAAGGCAGAGCTTTTCTATGGGGACGCTGAGCAGTTCCACCATGGCGCCATCAGAGTAGCAGCCGATGCAGCCAATGCTGAGGCAGACGTTGGGCCTGCCCAGCCGGCAGGGCTGGCACTGGCCGCAGTAAATCATGGGGCTGATGGCCACCCGGTCGCCGGCGCGAAAAACACTGTCATCCTCGCCAATGGTCTCCACGACGCCCGAGCATTCGTGGCCCTGGATGATCGGAAGTTCGGTGGGGTAGTCGTCTTCGAAGATATGCAGGTCGGTTCCGCAAAGGGCTACATGGTGCATACGGACCAGAGCGTGTCCGGGTTCCAGGGAAGGCTCTGCCACGTCTTCAAAGCTGATGGTTTCTTTGGCAGTGGTGCGTGCTGTCAGCATGGGATATCCAGGCCCTTTACTTATCGTTGGCGCCGAAAAAGATGTTCCACTGCCTGATGCTGCGTTCCTCCACCAGGTTGTTCTGGAAGAACGGGTCCTGGTTCATGAGGGCTTCTACCTCCGCTTTGGACTCACCCTTGATGAGCAGCAGGGCACCGGGTGCTTCGTCCGGGCCGAACGGGCCGCTCTTGACCAGTCGGCCGCCGTCGAACTGCGACTGCAGGAACTCGACATGGCGGGGGCGGTGCTGGTCGCGGCCAGCGGCGGTTCCATCTGCGTATGAATAGGTGACGGCGAAAGTAGGCATGGCAATTCCTCTGCATTGAGTCTGAAATTCAGGTGGAGACCTCACCTTGTATGAGGCCAGTCACACCGTCTTATCCAATGGTGAGGATCTAATTGAGACTTGTCCAATACCTACTGAGTCAATGACATTGTGCAATTTCTACATAGTGGCGGGGTGGGCGCAGAGTCGATTCTTATGATGCAGGCGTGGGAAGCACTTCTTCGGCCACCTGCAGGGCCAGTCTCAGCGCGGGGGACACTAGGGCGGGGTTCCAGGCAATACCGGATTCCAGCTCAGGTGCATGACCCGAGAGCGGAATGAACACTGTTCCGCCTGGCATGATCCCGGCAACGGAGTCAGGCATCAGGCTGACACCCACCCCGCCGGCGACGAGTGAGAGAGCGGTGTAGGGATCGGACACTTCCTGGACAACGCGCGTGCGGAACCCTGCAACAGTGCAGGCCGAAAAGATGGCTTCCCGCAAGGTGGAACCCTGAGCCTCGCGCATGGTAACGAAGCCGTCCTCAGCCAATTCGCTCAGGGCGACGGTCGGCCGGGCAGCGAGCGGGTGATCCACCGGCACGGTGGCCCCCAGCGGTTCTATCGCGATACGCCTGGTAGCAAGGGATGGCGCATCCACCGGCAGGCCAACGAATGACAGATCAAGGGAGCCGTTCCACAGATGGGCAAGGGCATCCTGGGTCAGAAGTCCGCCATGAAGGGTCAAATCCAAGTTTGGGTAACGAGACCGCAAAGCCCGCGTCAATGGCGGCAGCGTTTTGTGAT
Proteins encoded:
- a CDS encoding FAD-dependent oxidoreductase; the encoded protein is MNTVTTPIDKLSDSYDVVVAGSGASGLVAAVRAADAGLSVLVAEKAARLGGTTAAGGGVMWAPNNHLARGARYADSHADAIAYLTAAAGHVMSPGEIEWYVSTAPRAVEYLTDNTKVSMTPIARPDYHMEWAGAVNGGRGLDNDAFDPADYPGMAELIRPSSYFPLLTMTERDELNGRAADPALLASRAATGVRTMGGALVGRLLASALDRGVHIATAAPLQDLAVIGGGANNGWKVTIGAGQGAKAIAAAAVVLASGGFEWNARLRKSFLPFPVTPISAPSNEGDGLEIGLKAGASVADMTAVWGVPVISTPAHQYDGVQSGRMGNVEMTLPGSITVNAAGKRFVNEALNYHDAARLFASIDPHTLGQQNNPAWLVFDSTYMSKYPVAGSTPGTPAEWMTQAETLKELATALGIDPAGLEQTVARFNADAATGVDTEFHRGSTPQDRFLGDAGVAPNPCLAPLATGPFYAVPIYAGTLGTSGGLDTNLDGQVLDRHRQPIPRLYAAGNVSAGVFRNNYPGGGATLGSAITRAFAVGEHLSQTLAPQAAATPSFA
- a CDS encoding alcohol dehydrogenase catalytic domain-containing protein, with the protein product MLTARTTAKETISFEDVAEPSLEPGHALVRMHHVALCGTDLHIFEDDYPTELPIIQGHECSGVVETIGEDDSVFRAGDRVAISPMIYCGQCQPCRLGRPNVCLSIGCIGCYSDGAMVELLSVPIEKLCLVPEELPLEIAAMGEPASIAMQAVNRGRPAAGETALVLGSGPIGLLATLYLTDLGVTVVCADTEADRLELATAFGAADTLLVDPRSTFPDTVQAARLNALTDGNGPILVIEATGVPSSFENAVRLVASAGRIVQVGISPRSASISMKDLPFKEVDIMGSRNSLNLIPDGLALLARHPDQARALMTHRFDFRDLPQAYALMGNRTEKVGKIVIDMPAAQAARAAASSQQEVSA
- a CDS encoding YciI family protein; the protein is MPTFAVTYSYADGTAAGRDQHRPRHVEFLQSQFDGGRLVKSGPFGPDEAPGALLLIKGESKAEVEALMNQDPFFQNNLVEERSIRQWNIFFGANDK
- a CDS encoding LysR family transcriptional regulator, which translates into the protein MELRQIEAFLAVAEELHFGRAASRLRMAQSPLSQTIKKLEKDLGAELFERNTRAVSLTTAGVALLPHARKIIEELDLARRAATAEAGTVYGHLAIGFSGALNHKTLPPLTRALRSRYPNLDLTLHGGLLTQDALAHLWNGSLDLSFVGLPVDAPSLATRRIAIEPLGATVPVDHPLAARPTVALSELAEDGFVTMREAQGSTLREAIFSACTVAGFRTRVVQEVSDPYTALSLVAGGVGVSLMPDSVAGIMPGGTVFIPLSGHAPELESGIAWNPALVSPALRLALQVAEEVLPTPAS